The Nocardia vinacea genome contains the following window.
GCTTCCTGCTGCTGGCGGATGACGCGCTCGCGCTCCTGCACGAACGAGATGGCCACGGTGCTCGCGATGCGGTTCGCGGCGGGCTCGTACGCGTCCAGTACCGCGTTGAGCATTTCGAAGTCGGCCTGGTATTTCTCGAACAGCGAGCGGGCCAGCACGTCGCGCAGGAGCAGCACGATGCCGAGGACCTCGTCGGTTTCGACGCCTCTCGGAATGATGCGCTCGGACAGATCGCGCGCGTAGGCCTGCAGCGCCTCGACGCTACCGGTTACGAGCACCTCGACGTAGTTGTCGTACATGGAGGTCGCCTCGGAGAAAATCTCCTCCGGGGTCATCGCGGTCAGCAGCTGGGCCTCGGTAATGCGCCTTGCCCACTCTTCACGCAGCCCGGTTCGGTTCTGCCGCAGGTGTTCGACCAGCTGCGGAAGCAAGTTGTCGACCGGTCCTACGGGCAGGGAATCCGCCGAAAGGCTCATGGACACCTCGGACATGGAAATTCCAGCCCCTTTCGAACGGGATTGTCGGGATAGTCGTGCATTCGGCTGCGTGCCGATACCGAGCCTAGTCATACCCCATCCCGGTCGCCCGTGAAACCTGCCGTTAGCTCGATGGTAGATCCGGATCCTCGCTCGGCAGTGCGAATCCGCGTGCCAGCGCCGCGAGCGCCTCGTCGAGATAGACCGTGAGGTCGGCATCGGCGCGGGTCAGCCAGGCATCGAAGGCGGCGCGCGCCGCGGCCAGGGTGGTGCGGCCGACCGCCAGTGCGACCAGGTTGTCCTGCGGTACGCCGAGTCGGCGTGCGGCGAACGCGCTCACGGCCCGCTCCCAGGCGTCGTAGTGCGCGCCCGCGGTGGCGGCCAGTGCCGGATCGCCGCCGACGAGCTGCATGCGAACGCGTAGTTCGGGCACGTCTTCGGCGCGATATCGGTTGGCGTTCACCACAACTCGGCGTACGGCCGTCATCATCGGAACCTCGTCGGGCACGGTGGCGAAGGCCGCGCGCAACGCCTCGACTTCGGCGTCGAACTGGTACCAGAGCACCTCCGCCTTGGTGGGGAAGTAACGGAAGAAGGTGCGCCCGCTGATACCCGCGGCCGCGGCGATCTGCTCGACGGTGGTTTCGTCGAAGCCCTGTTCGGTGAACAGTCGCATGGCTATCAGTTCGAGTTCGCGCTTGGTTGTGCCGCGTGGACGGCCCCGCACCTTGGCATCGGTCACGGTTGTCGATTATGGCGCCGATCGCAGGTTCTTGATTATGTCAGTGACTGACGATAATCTCGCGGCATGGTGGAAAGTGTCGCGGAACACACCGTGGCCGCGCGACTGACCTGGCCGGAGGCCGGGTCGCGCGCGGCTGCGGGCGCGATCCTTGCCGTGCCGATCGGGGCGACCGAACAGCACGGACCGCATCTGCCGCTGTCCACCGACACCGATATCGCGGTGGCATTGTGCGCGCGGCTGGCCGAGTCGCGGTCGGATGTGCTCGTCGCACCGGCGATCCCGTATGGAGCCAGCGGTGAGCACGCGGGTTTCGCGGGCACGCTGTCGATCGGACAGGCCGCGCTGGAGTTGCTGATCATCGAGTTGTGCCGTTCGGCCACCGATACTTTCGACCGCATCGTGCTCGTCAACGGGCACGGCGGCAATCTCGAACCGCTGCGCAAGGCGGAGGCGTTGCTGCGTACCGAATCCCGGGACGTGCGGGTGTTCATGCCGCGCTATCCGGGTGATCCGCACGCGGGCCGCGCCGAGACCTCGATGCAGTTGGCGCTGCGCCCGGATGTGGTGCGGACCGAACTCGCCGTCGCCGGTGATACGAGGCCGCTCGCCGAGCTCTTGCCGCTGCTGCGCGCCGGGGGAGTGCGCGCGGTGAGCGCCAACGGGGTCCTCGGCGACCCGACGGGCGCGAATGCCGACGAAGGCACTGCACTGCTTACTCAACTGACCACTGACCTGCATGAACAGATCCGGCTGTGGTGGCCGGTGGCTTCCCCGAAAGGATCCCTCACATGAACCGCTGGTTCGAAACCGTTGCCGAGGCGCAGCGGCGGGCAAAGAAACGACTGCCGAAGTCGGTGTACGGCGCACTGATCGCCGGATCCGAGCGCGGCCAGACCATCGACGAAAATCAGCAGGCCTTCACCCAACTCGGCTTCGCACCGCACTGCGCGGGCCCGATCGGCGATCGCGACCAGTCGACAACCGTACTGGGACAGCAGCTCTCGATGCCGGTGCTGATCTCGCCGACCGGCGTGCAGGCGGTGCATCCGGATGGTGAAGTGGCCGTGGCCCGTGCGGCGGCGGCGCGCGGCATCGCGATGGGGCTCAGTTCCTTCGCGAGCAAGCCCATCGAGGAGGTCATCGCGGCGAATCCGGCGACATTCTTCCAGCTGTACTGGTGCGGTTCGAAAGATGAGATCCTGCAGCGGATGTCGCGCGCCAAGGCGGCGGGCGCGGTCGGTCTGATCCTGACCCTGGACTGGTCCTTCTCGCACGGGCGCGACTGGGGCAGCCCGGTGATCCCGGAGAAGCTGGATTTCAAGACCATGCTGACCTTCGCGCCGCAGACCCTGGCGCGGCCGCGCTGGCTCGCCACTTATGTTCGCTCCGGCCGTATTCCGGATCTCACCGCACCGAATATGGCCGTTGGCGGCGGTCCGGCGCCCGGCTTCTTCGGCGCCTACGGCGAGTGGATGGGCACTCCCGCACCGGATTGGGCGGATGTTGCGTGGATCTGCGAACATTGGGACGGGCCCGTCATGCTCAAGGGCGTGATGCGCGTCGACGATGCGCTGCGCGCGGTCGACGCCGGCGTCGCGGCCATCTCGGTGTCCAATCACGGCGGGAACAATCTGGACGGTACGCCTGCTGCGATTCGGGCATTGCCCGTGGTGGCCGACGCAGTCGGATCGCAGATCGAGGTGGTGCTCGACGGTGGCATCCGACGCGGTAGCGATGTGGTGAAGGCGGCCGCGCTGGGCGCTCGCGCGGTCATGATCGGGCGGGCCTACCTGTGGGGCCTCGCCGCGAACGGGCAGGCCGGTGTCGAGAATGTGCTCGACGTCCTGCGTGGCGGCATTGATTCGGCGTTGCTGGGACTGCGCAAGACCAGCATCGGCGATCTCGATCGGGGCGATCTAGTGGTGCCGGACGGGTTCGAGCGGGCATTGGGAGTGCCGGACCCGGCCGTGCGGTCGGCTTGACCTGGCGGATTATTCGGTAGCCGCGGCTCTTCGATGATGGGTGAGCAGCGTGTCGTAGATATCGGCGAGGGCGGCCAATTGCTGGCGGTCGAGTACGTCGACCATATGTCTGCGCACGCTCTGCACATGTGCGGGCGCGGCGGTGGCCAGCACGTCGGCGCCGCGCGGCGTGAGCCGCGCGGCGGTGCGGCGGGCGTCATCCGGAATCGGTTCCCTGGCGACCAGCGCACGTTTCTCCATGCGGGTGATCTGATGGGACAGCCTGCTCTGCGACCATTCGAGTTTGGCGGCGAGATCGGCGAAGGTGAGTCGATGATCCGGTGCGTCGGCCAGGTAGGCCAGCACCGAGTATTCGACGTAGGTGAGGTTCGACTCGCGGGATGAGTCGCGTCCGACCGCGGCGGCGATGAGGTCCCTGGTGCGCACATATCCCACCCATGCGCGCATTTCGATGTCATCGAGCCAGTGGGGATCGGTCACGAGAGCGCTCCAAACTCTGACATGTCATTGAATTGTCCTGCCGCATGATGCCGCGCGACAACTGCCAGAACTGAGAGGTAGCACTGCTGGGGTTGAACGTGCAACCTTTTGGTGGGATGCACCGAGTGAGGGTTGCCTAAGCACGGTCGGCCTCCTATTACTGGATACGCTCCTTGTGCTCGTGACCAGCCTGCCGAAGACCTGCCAAGGCCCCGGCGGTGCGTCAGCCCTGAGACCGAATAAGGAGTGCGTCCGTGACCGCGCCGGATTTCCGCTATTCAGATCTGCTGCCGATCGGCGCCGACGACACCCCGTACCGGTTGATCACCACCGAGGGCGTCAGCACCTTCGAACACAACGGCCGCACTTTCCTACAGGTCGAACCCGAGGCATTGCGCCTGCTCACCGCCGAGGCGATGCACGACATCAGCCACTACCTGCGGCCCGCGCATCTGTCGCAGCTGCGCCGGATCATCGATGACCCCGAGGCCAGCGGTAATGACCGCTTCGTCGCGTTGGACCTGCTCAAGAACGTCAACATTTCCGCGGGCGGCATCCTGCCGATGTGTCAGGACACCGGCACCGCCATCGTGATGGGCAAGAAGTCCGAGGGTGTGCTCACCGGCGTGGACGATGCCGAATGGATCAGCCGCGGCGTATTCGACGCCTACACCAAGTTGAATCTGCGCTACTCGCAGCTCGCGCCCATCACCATGTGGGACGAGAAGAACACCGGCACCAATCTGCCCGCGCAGATCGAGTTGTACTCCACGGCGGGCGATCCCGCGCATCCGTCCTACAAGTTCCTGTTCATGGCCAAGGGCGGCGGTTCGGCGAACAAGTCGTTCCTGTACCAGGAGACCAAGGCCGTGCTGAATCCCGCCCGCATGCTGGAGTTCCTGGACGAGAAAATCCGCTCGCTCGGCACCGCCGCCTGCCCGCCGTACCACCTCGCGGTGGTAATCGGCGGCACCAGTGCGGAATTCGCGTTGAAGACGGCCAAATACGCGTCCGCGCACTACTTGGACACCCTGCCCACCGAGGGTTCGCTCGCGGCGCATGCCTTCCGGGATCTGGAACTGGAGGAAGAGGTCTTCAAGCTCACTCAGTCCTTCGGTATCGGCGCGCAATTCGGCGGTAAGTACTTCTGCCACGACGTGCGCGTGGTGCGCCTGCCCCGACACGGCGCCAGCTGCCCGGTCGCCATCGCGGTGTCCTGCTCGGCCGACCGGCAGGCGCTGGCCAAGATCACGCCGGAGGGTGTGTTCCTGGAGCAGCTCGAGCGCGAGCCCGCGCACTACCTGCCCGAGCAGACCGATTCCATCCTCGGTGGCGATGTGGTCAAGGTCGACCTGAACCGGCCGATGTCGGAGATTCGCGCCGACCTGTCGAAATACCCGGTGAAGACCCGGCTTTCGCTGACCGGTCCACTGGTCGTCGCCCGCGATATCGCACACGCCAAGATCAAGGAGCGCCTCGACGCGGGCGAGCCGATGCCGGAATACCTGCGCGAGATGGCCGTGTACTACGCGGGCCCGGCGAAGACGCCCGAGGGCTACGCGTCGGGTTCGTTCGGTCCGACCACCGCGGGCCGGATGGACTCCTACGTCGATCAGTTCCAGGCCGCGGGCGGGTCGTTCGTCATGCTGGCCAAGGGCAATCGCTCGGCCCAGGTGACCAAGGCGTGTAAGGAACACGGCGGTTTCTACCTCGGTTCCATCGGCGGGCCTGCGGCGCGACTGGCGCTGGATTGCATCAAATCCGTCGAGGTACTGGAGTATCCGGAGCTGGGCATGGAGGCGGTCTGGAAGATCGAGGTCGAAGATTTTCCGGCATTCATCGTGGTGGACGACAAGGGCAACGACTTCTTCGCGGAAACGCAGAAGCCGATTGCGTTGCGGGTGCGCACCCGCTCGAAGGAACGCGTCTGAAATGTTCAGCCATCAGGGCACATGTCCGGACACCGAATTGTCACCCCGTTCGCCGGGGTAACAATCCCGCCGAAGCGATGCACTCTTGATTAGGGGTACATCGCTGCACCGGTGTCGATGGAGGTCGAGGAGGGCAATGAGTACGTCGTTTCGTATCTCGGAATCCGCCAGCCGTCGGTTGGCCGAACGCGCCGCTCGTGAGGGAACCAGTTCGACCGCACTACTCAACCGCCTGATCCGGGAGGGTTTCGATCAGCTCGACCATCCCGGAATCGTTTTCCGCGGCCCCATCTCCGATCGCCGCGCGGCATTGGCTGCGGGCCCGGAGGTATGGGAAGTCGTTGCGCGCCTACAAGAACTGGACGGTCCGGAAGAACGCCGCATCGCTGTCCTGAGCCAGCAATCGGATCTGCACTCCCGCAGGATCAAGATCGCCATCGCCTACGCGCGGGCGCACGGCCCGGAGATCATCGAGCGCATCGACCGCAATCGTGAAGCGGCCGAAGCGATCCGCGGTTCGGACTCGGTGCGCCCCTGACCCCATAGCCGATCAACGCCATAGCGGG
Protein-coding sequences here:
- a CDS encoding STAS domain-containing protein; the encoded protein is MSEVSMSLSADSLPVGPVDNLLPQLVEHLRQNRTGLREEWARRITEAQLLTAMTPEEIFSEATSMYDNYVEVLVTGSVEALQAYARDLSERIIPRGVETDEVLGIVLLLRDVLARSLFEKYQADFEMLNAVLDAYEPAANRIASTVAISFVQERERVIRQQQEAIRELSTPVLQVREQLLILPIIGVLDSQRARQLTEQLLRAIRANRAKVVVIDITGVPAIDSTVANHLVQTVDASGLMGANVIITGLSSEIALTLVTIGLDLSKMNAVGDLQGGIEEAERLLGYEVTRVTDRMLTERDGR
- the mftR gene encoding mycofactocin system transcriptional regulator (MftR, the mycofactocin system transcriptional regulator, is an uncharacterized TetR family DNA-binding transcription factor. Its role is inferred by context. It occurs as part of the biosynthesis locus for mycofactocin, a partially characterized electron carrier derived from the terminal Val-Tyr dipeptide of the precursor peptide MftA, through a radical SAM enzyme-mediated process.), whose translation is MTDAKVRGRPRGTTKRELELIAMRLFTEQGFDETTVEQIAAAAGISGRTFFRYFPTKAEVLWYQFDAEVEALRAAFATVPDEVPMMTAVRRVVVNANRYRAEDVPELRVRMQLVGGDPALAATAGAHYDAWERAVSAFAARRLGVPQDNLVALAVGRTTLAAARAAFDAWLTRADADLTVYLDEALAALARGFALPSEDPDLPSS
- the mftE gene encoding mycofactocin biosynthesis peptidyl-dipeptidase MftE, producing MVESVAEHTVAARLTWPEAGSRAAAGAILAVPIGATEQHGPHLPLSTDTDIAVALCARLAESRSDVLVAPAIPYGASGEHAGFAGTLSIGQAALELLIIELCRSATDTFDRIVLVNGHGGNLEPLRKAEALLRTESRDVRVFMPRYPGDPHAGRAETSMQLALRPDVVRTELAVAGDTRPLAELLPLLRAGGVRAVSANGVLGDPTGANADEGTALLTQLTTDLHEQIRLWWPVASPKGSLT
- the mftD gene encoding pre-mycofactocin synthase MftD (MftD, an enzyme found in the mycofactocin biosynthesis locus, performs an oxidative deamination of 3-amino-5-[(p-hydroxyphenyl)methyl]-4,4-dimethyl-2-pyrrolidinone (AHDP). The resulting compound, now called pre-mycofactocin (PMFT), is a biologically active redox cofactor that can oxidize the non-exchangeable NADH of TIGR03971 family SDR-type oxidoreductases.), with translation MNRWFETVAEAQRRAKKRLPKSVYGALIAGSERGQTIDENQQAFTQLGFAPHCAGPIGDRDQSTTVLGQQLSMPVLISPTGVQAVHPDGEVAVARAAAARGIAMGLSSFASKPIEEVIAANPATFFQLYWCGSKDEILQRMSRAKAAGAVGLILTLDWSFSHGRDWGSPVIPEKLDFKTMLTFAPQTLARPRWLATYVRSGRIPDLTAPNMAVGGGPAPGFFGAYGEWMGTPAPDWADVAWICEHWDGPVMLKGVMRVDDALRAVDAGVAAISVSNHGGNNLDGTPAAIRALPVVADAVGSQIEVVLDGGIRRGSDVVKAAALGARAVMIGRAYLWGLAANGQAGVENVLDVLRGGIDSALLGLRKTSIGDLDRGDLVVPDGFERALGVPDPAVRSA
- a CDS encoding MarR family winged helix-turn-helix transcriptional regulator, producing the protein MTDPHWLDDIEMRAWVGYVRTRDLIAAAVGRDSSRESNLTYVEYSVLAYLADAPDHRLTFADLAAKLEWSQSRLSHQITRMEKRALVAREPIPDDARRTAARLTPRGADVLATAAPAHVQSVRRHMVDVLDRQQLAALADIYDTLLTHHRRAAATE
- a CDS encoding fumarate hydratase, producing the protein MTAPDFRYSDLLPIGADDTPYRLITTEGVSTFEHNGRTFLQVEPEALRLLTAEAMHDISHYLRPAHLSQLRRIIDDPEASGNDRFVALDLLKNVNISAGGILPMCQDTGTAIVMGKKSEGVLTGVDDAEWISRGVFDAYTKLNLRYSQLAPITMWDEKNTGTNLPAQIELYSTAGDPAHPSYKFLFMAKGGGSANKSFLYQETKAVLNPARMLEFLDEKIRSLGTAACPPYHLAVVIGGTSAEFALKTAKYASAHYLDTLPTEGSLAAHAFRDLELEEEVFKLTQSFGIGAQFGGKYFCHDVRVVRLPRHGASCPVAIAVSCSADRQALAKITPEGVFLEQLEREPAHYLPEQTDSILGGDVVKVDLNRPMSEIRADLSKYPVKTRLSLTGPLVVARDIAHAKIKERLDAGEPMPEYLREMAVYYAGPAKTPEGYASGSFGPTTAGRMDSYVDQFQAAGGSFVMLAKGNRSAQVTKACKEHGGFYLGSIGGPAARLALDCIKSVEVLEYPELGMEAVWKIEVEDFPAFIVVDDKGNDFFAETQKPIALRVRTRSKERV